In Nematostella vectensis chromosome 12, jaNemVect1.1, whole genome shotgun sequence, the genomic window CTTAACCCCGAGGTAAataatgaccacaaaaacgtAACCCCCGAGATGAATAAGCTAAACCTTATAAAAATAGTGAAAATATGGCGCCTTTTCGCCCTTTGCTTGAATAGAAAGGTACTTTCGGAAGAATCCAGCGAAAACATCCCAGCTAGCGCGTATTGACTTCTGTATTATCATATTCACGCATTTTCGTATTCGCCACTCTCGAaacttggatttttttttcttgaaagtCTCTGAAGcctttatattttcaatcaatcaatcaatcaatcaatcaatcaatcaatcaatcaatcaatcaatcaatcaatcaatcaatcaatcaatcaatcaatcaatcaatcaatcaatcaatcaaccaaccaaccaaccaaccaaccaaccaaccaaccaaccaaccaaccaaccaaccaaccaaccaaccaaccaaccaaccaaccaaccaaccaaccaaccaaccaaccaaccaaccaaccaaccaaccaaccaaccaaccaaccaaccaaccaaccaaccaaccaaccaatcaaaaaaagtaaagtaaaaaaaaagcaaatgatTTTAGAGCATCCTATATACTCGACGCCCTTACATTCAAAATCCTAATACGCATTAAGAATGGCCAATCCTGGAActgaggaacacaagcttctagtaagctcACATACGTTCAACTAGTCAAATTCACGGACGAAACATAGAATGATACTATCCTTGTCTCGACCGGAAATCGAACCCATTTCAGcagaggtgagaggccccatgaCACATTGGATTACCCGTGATCCCACGGGTGTCGTTGTTCAAGTCGTTTTTCAAGTTGCTCTAAAATGTTTAGCTGCCGCTTTAAGAGTCACGCACGCttttagtgtcacgcacgctttaagtgtcacgcacgccttTCCTACAAGATGAGACTTGTTTAAACATAATCATAGTTGACTATAAAACATATTTCCACTGTTGACGCCTTTACTTTTACTTACATTGCTGTAATCCCCCAACAGAAAATGTCAGTGTGCTAAAAAGCTTTCTTAATCATTAATGTGTGCGCTCTTTGCAGAAATACCAGAAGTTTCCATCACTTAAAGCTGATTTCCGAATTGTGTCTACAAATAAAGACCGAAAAGGAAAGGTGTACATTTCTACACTTGAAGGTAAAGCAACAAAGAGCCCGGTAACACAGTCCTGAATATTAGGGGAAGTCCGCTGTTTACCGCtgtttaactttttcttttcttgtagGTCGCAAATACCCATTTTTCCTGTTTCATTGGCATCCAAACAAGGCGCGTTTTGATTGGGTAGCAGGCGAGCCAGTTGACCACTCACAGGAGTCGGTCTACATTGCGCAATATCTGACTCGACTTTTTGTCAACCTTGGTACGTATTGGTGGGCAGTCGAACAAGTTCAATACgggaatgatgatgatgatgatgatgatgatgatggtggtggtggtggtggtgatgatgatgatgatgaagatgatgatggtggtggtggtggtggtggtggtggtggtgggggtgatgatgatgatgatgatgatgatgatgatgatgatgatgatgatgatgatggtggtggtggtggtggtggtggtggtggtggtggtgatgatgatgatgatgatgatgatgatgatggtggtggtggtggtggtggtggtgatgatgatgataatgataaagtGGAAGAATTGTGATGGAGATGCAGAAAATATTTTGCAGATATCAGTTGTTGTTGTAGTTcatagttgttgtttttgttgatgacgaagattatgatggtgataatgatgatgatgacgataatgatgtTGGTATAaagataatgttgatgattatggtgatttTGAACccagacagacaaacagacagactAAATCATGGATCTATAAAACGAAAGATATGCGCCACAAAATTGGCTCTGGATTGTTTTTTGGGGGATGGCTGCCTATTCTTGCAGTAGGTTCCCCTTTCTTGTTGattattaaaataacaatTTGATAAGTTTGCATTGCTTTCATTATAGCACGTACAAACAATCATAGGTTTGCGTCGCCTCAAGAAGAACAAGCGGCTCTTCTACAGAACTACACTCCCAAGAAGATAGAAGATGGTCGATTTATTTACCACTTTGATATGTAAATTTCTTAGTTCATTCCTACTTAAATTTCAGGCACACATAGTCATTTGTGAATTTGTACAGCTAGCTCTAAgattaaatatatatattaccCCTTCCTTGACCATCATCTTTGATATTATCCTTATAATGAGATGATAAATAGGTTGCTCTCTATCCTATGTGTCACCTCTTACTCGAGGAGTTTTGTCGCGAGTAAATGTCTACCTGTTACCTGTCCTCTTCGCGACTTTTAGGCACATAAGGCCTCTGCAGAGTTTTATGTGTGTGTCTACACACAGGATATATGTTCTCTAACGAAGTAAAACCTAAAATGTGTTACTTATAGACAATGGGCGGGCTTTGACATCTTGCGGGTTTTAAAAGGAGGGGGGACTAAGCGTGCACATAAGGGGGAGGGCCAAGGTGTCTTGAGTCAAAATcttccctcccttcccctcGATTAATTTAACAAACACCCCTTTGTGACATAAAACTCCCGCTCACTCAAATAAAAATCCATTTCACTTTGGAGTCTTTGCTAACTCTAATTCACGCAATCTCGGAGTGATTTTGCTAAAATtctaataattattatatcCCTTCTGCAAGAAAAACATAACCTACTTGCACTCGCACCCTGACCCTGTGACTTAACTAAAGGTCATATATTtcatatacctatttcaaataaggctgCACTCCGAGAGtctgtgtatcgtaacccgcataGCTTCCtgggtatcaagtaaataagcgtgaataaaatacaaacttCTCGCccttaacttttttttaaacataagCGTACACATTTCCTCACCCTGCTAAAATAGTATAAACAGTAGAGACCCTAGGAATTGATTAGCCCATTGATTccaactataaaaaaaaagcacagACCAAAAACAGATACCCTCCTATGTTGAGTTTTATATAGCCCGATAAAGTGAGACACCGCTAAACTTAGTCAGCAGCGGtgtccaagctttccaacagtgctttgcggtcacATCTCTAATCCCTTATCGCGGTGCTAAAATGCAAGCATAAGTAGATGGTTGCTTGTAGTttacataaaaaataacacaGTTATTAGCGTATTGGGAAAGTGCCCTGGCACGAGCCAACATCATGTCTTTAGAAGACAGACGTAAGTGAATACGTCAGAAATTTATAACAGAGATTAAGCCTAGTAGTCCAGTTTATGCCCTAATTCGTAACAGAATCATTGAATCAAAACACAGCATATGCCTAAGGTCTGGCAGAAAGTCTCGCCCGGTCGCCATAAATACAGATCGCTTTTCTACATTTGTTACTGTAAGATTTCAACCCTTCAATTGAAATTCAGTATTTTCGCACATAGCCTGTAATTCAGTCACACTGCAAAAGGCTTTAataaattatattattattatatactatattatattatttttatttaactatatcatcataattattactactactactactaccactactactactactactacaactactactactattattattattattattattattattattattattattattattattattattattattattattattattattattattattattattattatatttattattatatttattattattattattattattattattattattattattattattattatatttattattattattattattattattattattattattattattattattattattattattattatatttattattattattattattattattattattattattattattattattattattgttattattattattattattattattattattattatccgGCCACCATTGAGCCCTTGGTGGCCATAGGTTGATCCCTCTAGATAAAGGAGAGGGCGTTGTAATAGGACCAATAGGAGTCGGCAAGGTTCTACGGAGAACCATCGGGAAATGTGTAATGACTGTCAGCAAGAAAGAAGCTATTGAAGCTAGTGGGTCACTTCAGCTATCCtctgcaggcccgtaccaagGGGGTGCAGGCAATAAACATCTCGTGGCAATACTGCATAAgcataaaaaatactttttttttcgggggtgttcAGATTtgtatcagagaactccccccccccccccgaaaaaacactccctccccccccagaaaaaaattttGTCCActttttttcggattttgcaacccccccaccccccaagaaaaatcctgggtacgggcctgctctGGTCAGAAATCTGGAAGCGAGGCGGCAATATGCGGCATGCTGTTTTTGAAGCAGATAACACCGACGCTGTATTGCTGATATctttactattattattatctttacTATTATAAGCGTTACGTCTGTCGGGCAAACGTTTTTGATTGGTCGGgaggtgtgacgtcatcaagtcTGCACAAGGTTTTGAACGAGAATTATTCTTGCAGGCGCCATTAtcgaaaacacagaaaaacatTCCGAAAACCTGAGGAGTTTTTTGAAACTTGTGCGAGATATCTATGCATATAGACATGCCTGGAGATGAGGGCATGAAGCTTCTTTGAAGGCGGTCCTTACTGTAAAGaaacaaacaacatttttCTGATGATGGGGAAGGTTAATGGAATCAAAATCGAATCGTGTTTTGATGGGTCGCCGAAAAAGCATAATTTAAGCCTGGAATGGGACATGCTTCGGAAGCTTATTCAAGTACTTGATTTCCCTGAGATGTGTCTGATAACAAATGATGATCTAGTTTGGGTTGCTTGCGTTGAGAAAGTTTAGCAAAGACGTATGGAGACGGAAAACCTAGCAGTACGCTCAATTTTTTCATCACTATACAAATTCTCTTGCGTACTAGAATACAAACCGagtgcttgggttacctgtggtcaAAGGAAGAGTTCTCTTCGCGATGGAACTAAAATTCCTTGAACTGCTTGAGAATTATGAAAAAGGCGTCATGTTATTTAGGGATATGCTCAAGAACTTGGTTCTGGAAATGTGTCTATCATAATTTGTTCGCCTCAGTTAAGAAAGAAAAGCAAACACGTGAAACATGTTCCACATCTAGGCATCGAAGCTGAACTGTATGTTGATAAATTTGAAATCGAAGGTAAACTGTAAGTTGAATTTGATTTCAtgagatatatatttttttaattatgaaCTAAGCTGTTGAAAAATGTTGTATAATTACAGTGATTGCAAAGATCCCAACTAATTATTGTGTTCTTTGTGTTTCGGTTTGTACAATTACTTAATTAAATGGAGGTTacccgagacttttcgggtaacttttgggcttcagcaaaactttgaaaatagccctattgaACATAATCATTTGAAATACGAACGAATGgaagttcaaactgttctaaaacatgaaagcggttctccaaaatgaaaacatgcgaaattttaaacaaaaatgctACATTAAGTTTttgggcccgagaattctcgggtgtttcgagaaacgggcgcctgttcttgttattttattattgttattgttattgttattgttattgttattgttattgttattgttattgttattgttattgttattgttattgttattgttattgttattgttattgttattgttattgttattgctattgctattgctattgctattgctattgctattgctattgctattgctattgttattgctattgctattgttattgttattgctattgttattgctatttttattgctattgttattgctattgctgttgttattgctattgctattgttatttaagtctattggggcacaTTTGAGTGCTgcgcttatggatgtttgcaagCAAGGTGGATTCATGTGGATTTTTCTTAATTGACTATTcctggatgagaaaaaaaattttcttatGAATCACCGCAGATCTGCTAAATGCTGTCCTTTCTGAAACCAAAATAGTTTTAAAATTCTATTGTTTTGCTTGGGGTGAAAAGTCTGGTCATTTCATGTCTTATTTTTTCCGTGAATCTCCCacaatgctttgcaatctgtAATGGTGGAAAGATGATTCCAGAAGCCTTCAAGAAGTAGTTGACATTTGAGGCCATGAAGGATCAGAATAAAATCAtttatttgtgtcttgagttGTGTGTTAGCTGTTCTATTTTCCTAATTAATTTTACTGTTTTTCCTTCTGTTGTCGATTTGAAACTTGACTTAAGAAcctgagctattatttggctaaaaCATATGGGCTGAATAGTTGGTATCACCTCGGTTGGATGCATtccttcaagaccatttatccctgtctgtttattttttatttataaatatttttatcatgGGTTTTTCTCacggccggtacaggccggttaggtggtcaatgtgttaagcaCCCGTGTGTAACTCCCACATTTCAGGTACTTTCTTATTCTACTCTTAAAAGAAGACATAACAAATGTCAGTTAATtttaatttacaaaaaaaaaaaaaaaaaagaaaaaaaacatttactgGAATCTTTAGTGAAATCCATGACATGACATCCATGCCAGATTTtaagaattatttttattattataagcaTTTTTTGGGATATCTCGCACTGACAAAACATTCACGTCATTTATAATAGATAACAATATAAAGTAAAAATCTACAAGCAACGAAATCATATAAAAACGGCTTTTCCATATTTTAGAGTGTTTAGAATGCTTGCTAAAAACGCTATGATACTTGTTCTGGTGATTTTACTTGGAACTTCAATTACTGagacaaagagaaaaaaaacttcgTCGAATCACGCCCGAGGAACGAAAAACAGGGCAGCTCAACCCTTCGCCATTAAATCAAGATTACAAACTTTTCAACCCATCATAGGtaaaaaaagttattattttttatacaaaTAGTATTTACTACATTTATCCAAATCAATAGAAGCTTATTAAGGGGACTTCGTATAATTACGATTTCATCACACTCAGGGAAAATACATAAGAGTTGAAATTCCCATTATCTTTTCTGgaagataaacaacaaatttggctgTAAATAATCATCTTGTTGAGACGTGGTCAAATTATGTACTTTTCAGGGATTCTCGCGCAGGAAGCCACCGGGAGAATCAAAAGAGAGATCAGCGGTCAGTATATCAAGGCTTCGTATGCAAAGATGATAGAGACGGCAGGCGCACGCGTCGTCCCTGTCTTGTATCCTTCCATATATGATAACATGGGCCGGTGCTCTGGTTCTTCTTTCCGTAATAACTTCCAAGCACTCGCTTGCAACGAGGTGAACGTTGACCAGTTAGCGAGAAAAACAACGATCTTATGTTTCGAATATAGCGTGACAACGGTCGCCTTGCTTAAAACGGAAGCTTGAATATCTTTAATAATAGAAGAGAATATCTGCGTATGCGTAATGGTATCAGGGAAAAAACAGAGCTAGtttcgctgacgtttcgagtaTTATCGTCATCGGAGCAAAACAAGACGAGGGCTTGTATACAGGGCTTACGGTTGAAACTTCAGCAAAATACTCTActttcacagaggcgtaaaACCATTTCAACattaaataaatttattttccaaGATAAATATTTGGTTTGATTTTACTAGTTTTCTTTTGCCTTAACTTCTTTTCAGAATAAACCAGTCGCCTCAGcaaatacaaaatatatttaacTCAATTAATGGGTAAGTTTGAATAAATAGAATCTGGTTCCTGGGGGGTAGGCGGGTCGGGGTCAAagatgaaagaaatgcctggtgcacactaatgacgtaacgacatgggcgcgcgcactcttctGCTCGTATGTTCATAAGTGTCAATGGTTCGAAATAAGCCCGAcaaacgacatggacataacgacataagagagtCGGGCGAATAAAAGAAAGCGGGCGCccatgtcactagtgtgcaacAGGCAAATACGGTAAAGAAAGGGATTAAATTATCTGCGTCAATTATATCCCTCATCATTTCACTCGACCCTCTCTGTGTTCAGGCTTCTCCTTCCCGGGGGTCACGTCAAGTTGCAAAAGTCCGGTTACGGGAGAGTTGGCAAGATGCTCTACGAGATGGCAGTTAAGGTGAGCATGAGTCTGTGTACAGCTCAAatggacagtgctgaataacgtatgcgcatgcgcgtaatctggcgaaaacaaacaaaatctcagtgttggATCGTTCAaataaaggtacgaaaggctgacttcggtcgctgtcttgacttactgtacaatattaaaaccatactgtaaaaaagatgacagatttgttagATAATGAGGTattcataaagaaaattttagcctAAGGTTttatctagttttcttagcattcgctgtgacagttcgccggtaaaacccAGCCAAAAACAGAATgtctggtttaaccgcgcggtactggaactagtcttgcgtttttaaGCACTGTCGCTCACATGTAATGACTTAAAGGGGTGGAAATAGAAGTATCAAGGGAGGGCAGCATCCACAAATGGGATGCTGATTATTCCGCTATTAAAACAAACATACTTTGGTTAAAGTTTatttgcttcttttttttgttgcttGTTTGCGAGCATTGGGAATCCTGTGGCACGCGAAAGGCACGCTGAGCATTCTTGGCCCCAGTTCCTCTCGTCCTTGATTCCAGTGCCTCTCGTCTTTCAAAAGTAATGCATTTATGAATATGCTAGAATttgagccggctagcaggctaaccAATGGCATTTAAGATAGGGACATGGTTCATACGATGCATAGaaaactgaaaacagaaaGGTAGAACACCTTGTGGTAAACTCTCCGCCTTAACCTTCTACAGTCTAACCGACAAGGTCAGCCCTTTCCGATTTGGGCAGAATGTCTTGGCCTTGAATTGATAGCACTGTTAGCGTCCGGTCGAGGACTAGCTCGCGGGCAGTACGACACCGAACTTCTGGACCGGACCGACTCCAAGATATACAGTAAACctttaaatatttcaaaaggTGAGAAGCATATCGTTTCTGACTGTCTGCTTTTTATTCCTTTTGATATCATAACATAATATGATGCTTTTTTTAGACTACAAACAAAGTCAGCTATTAGGATCAGCGGACAGTACCATGATTCAATACATGATGCGAGATCTTAAAGCATACAACAACCACGACAAGAGCCTAACTCCAGAGGTACAGCCgacccttcccttcccttcccttcccgtTTCTCTTTCCCTTTCCCCAGTACGAAGTAGAACTTGTGAAGTATTTCTCGTATTTTAATTGTCCGACTTTGTCATACTGGCTACGGTACACTGCATTAAACTTTAAAACTTTATTGTACCGTTTttacagaaatataataaataccCATCACTTAAATCTGCCTTCCGGATCGTCTCCACCAATAATGATCGAAAAGGAAAGGAGTACATTTCTACAATGGAAGGTAAATAGCGAGGTCCTCAAAGGCTGGCTGCGGTCGTGCGCGATCAAGAGCGAGAAGGCTAACACACCCTGCGGTCGTGCGCAATCAAGTGCGAAGAAGGTTAACTCACCCTGCGGTCGTGCGCGGTCAAGTGCGAAAAGGCCAACCCCGCCATTCATGTTCTCACGAAACAAATCACACAAAGATTGCGGATGATTAGCTCAGTAACAACACAACAATTTGCGATGAAAATCCCTCTCAAAGCGCtacataataaataataataaaccttaTGAACTTATGAAGCCTCGAGTTTCTCTCTTGGGCCAAaagtggcccagtgtgttagcgcgtcagcgtgtcagcgtatggggcctctcacctctgctgaaacgggttcgattcccggtcgaGACATGGATAGTATCTTTCAGTTTCTCGgccctgaatttgacttgttgaacgTATGTGAGCTTACTAGAAACTTCTCAAGGAATTGACGTTCTTAATATATAATGGGATTTTAAATGTGAAGCGCTTAGAACATGATTTGTATAAGCGCTATATAAAtgctatatttatttattttatttatttatttaataaaggAAAAATCCTCGTATGGCCCTCGTACTAGGCCAATAAAAGGTAtgacttgtttttttataagtttctcttttattatttGCTACAGGTCGCAAATTCCCCTTTTTCCTGTTCCACTGGCATCCAAACAAGGCTCGTTTCGAACAGCTCGAGAATCATCCAGTTCACGATCCATCGCACGAGTCTTTCCTTATTGCGCAATATCTGACAAAACTATTTGTCGATATCGGTAAGTAGCGTGACaagttgtgtgacatgtagCAAAAACGCAGCGCGACACATGCTATGAAATATGACGTGTAGTTTTGTGTGACATTTGGCGTGGCATTATATATTTATGCAGTCTTTTTTTGTGTATGAAGCATGACATGTAGCATGTAGCGTGACATAGAGCATAACATGTGACGTAACATGTATTCTATTACGCAGGCTGAGATTTGGCGTGACATGTGATGTGTATgcttttttgtgtattttgcgTGACATGAAGCGTGACATAGAATAATATGTAACGTGACATGTATTTTGTTACGCAGGCCGACATTTGGCGTGacat contains:
- the LOC5520215 gene encoding gamma-glutamyl hydrolase isoform X2, coding for MLAKNAMILVLVILLGTSITETKRKKTSSNHARGTKNRAAQPFAIKSRLQTFQPIIGILAQEATGRIKREISGQYIKASYAKMIETAGARVVPVLINQSPQQIQNIFNSINGLLLPGGHVKLQKSGYGRVGKMLYEMAVKSNRQGQPFPIWAECLGLELIALLASGRGLARGQYDTELLDRTDSKIYSKPLNISKDYKQSQLLGSADSTMIQYMMRDLKAYNNHDKSLTPEKYNKYPSLKSAFRIVSTNNDRKGKEYISTMEGRKFPFFLFHWHPNKARFEQLENHPVHDPSHESFLIAQYLTKLFVDIGVTIIFIMATLILIIISSSLSSPSPSTSSF
- the LOC5520215 gene encoding gamma-glutamyl hydrolase isoform X3, whose amino-acid sequence is MIETAGARVVPVLINQSPQQIQNIFNSINGLLLPGGHVKLQKSGYGRVGKMLYEMAVKSNRQGQPFPIWAECLGLELIALLASGRGLARGQYDTELLDRTDSKIYSKPLNISKDYKQSQLLGSADSTMIQYMMRDLKAYNNHDKSLTPEKYNKYPSLKSAFRIVSTNNDRKGKEYISTMEGRKFPFFLFHWHPNKARFEQLENHPVHDPSHESFLIAQYLTKLFVDIARQNNHRFATTQKEKAALIQNYTPKKLEDGRLIYQFKM
- the LOC5520215 gene encoding gamma-glutamyl hydrolase isoform X1, encoding MLAKNAMILVLVILLGTSITETKRKKTSSNHARGTKNRAAQPFAIKSRLQTFQPIIGILAQEATGRIKREISGQYIKASYAKMIETAGARVVPVLINQSPQQIQNIFNSINGLLLPGGHVKLQKSGYGRVGKMLYEMAVKSNRQGQPFPIWAECLGLELIALLASGRGLARGQYDTELLDRTDSKIYSKPLNISKDYKQSQLLGSADSTMIQYMMRDLKAYNNHDKSLTPEKYNKYPSLKSAFRIVSTNNDRKGKEYISTMEGRKFPFFLFHWHPNKARFEQLENHPVHDPSHESFLIAQYLTKLFVDIARQNNHRFATTQKEKAALIQNYTPKKLEDGRLIYQFKM